A genomic window from Massilia sp. METH4 includes:
- the ftrA gene encoding transcriptional regulator FtrA: MHPVSRKRHLVVALAYDGLCTFEFGCTVELFALDRPELGVEWYDFAVCAVERGPIRAAGGITVQARYAPGLLGRADTIVIPGWRDADEPPPPALVKALRAAHARGARLCSICSGVFVLAAAGVLDGQRATTHWRYAQRLAERHPAIAVEADALYIDNGQVITSAGSAAGLDMLLHLVRRDYGARVGNMVAQRLVVAPHREGGQAQFLPRPMPADEAGRLSKLMEWLRRHPARAHTVATMAERAAMSPRTLQRQFRETTGMGPVEWLTRERVALAKELLESALPMAQVAERAGFGSEETLRHHFRRLAATTPGAYRKAFLVADASAD; the protein is encoded by the coding sequence ATGCACCCTGTTTCCCGTAAACGTCATCTCGTCGTCGCCCTCGCGTACGACGGCCTGTGCACCTTCGAATTCGGCTGCACGGTCGAGCTGTTCGCGCTCGACCGGCCCGAGCTCGGCGTGGAGTGGTACGACTTCGCCGTGTGCGCGGTGGAACGGGGGCCGATCCGCGCGGCGGGCGGCATCACCGTGCAGGCCCGCTACGCGCCCGGCCTGCTGGGGCGCGCGGACACCATCGTGATTCCCGGCTGGCGCGATGCCGACGAGCCGCCGCCGCCCGCGCTGGTGAAGGCGCTGCGCGCCGCCCACGCGCGCGGCGCGCGCCTGTGCTCGATCTGCTCCGGCGTGTTCGTGCTGGCCGCGGCCGGCGTGCTCGATGGCCAGCGTGCCACCACGCACTGGCGCTACGCGCAGCGGCTGGCCGAGCGCCACCCGGCCATCGCCGTGGAAGCGGACGCACTGTACATCGACAACGGGCAGGTGATCACGTCCGCCGGTTCCGCCGCGGGGCTGGACATGCTGCTGCACCTGGTGCGCCGCGACTACGGTGCCCGCGTCGGCAATATGGTGGCCCAGCGCCTGGTCGTGGCGCCGCACCGCGAGGGCGGGCAGGCGCAATTCCTGCCGCGGCCCATGCCGGCCGACGAAGCTGGCCGCCTGTCGAAGCTGATGGAGTGGCTGCGGCGCCATCCCGCCAGGGCGCACACGGTGGCCACGATGGCCGAACGGGCGGCGATGAGCCCCCGCACGCTGCAGCGCCAGTTCCGCGAGACGACCGGCATGGGGCCGGTGGAGTGGCTCACGCGCGAACGCGTGGCGCTCGCGAAGGAATTGCTGGAATCGGCCCTGCCGATGGCCCAGGTGGCGGAGCGGGCCGGCTTCGGGTCCGAGGAAACGCTGCGGCACCACTTCCGCCGGCTGGCCGCGACGACACCGGGTGCTTACCGGAAAGCATTCCTTGTTGCGGACGCTTCCGCGGACTAA
- a CDS encoding glutathione peroxidase: MTTLIRFAAVSAFGLLGAAAAFAQQPAQATPATAQAQPARAASCPAILHRTFKRLQDDAPQDLCQYAGKVVLVVNTASYCGFTKQYEGLEALHAKYGGKGLVILGFPSNDFGQQEPGTAKEIAELCYNTYGVKFPMFAKTVVSGSAPNPLYADLIKATGKAPGWNFHKYLIGRDGKVIENFPSKVTPQDKQLVGAIEKALAS, translated from the coding sequence ATGACTACTCTGATCAGGTTCGCGGCCGTCTCCGCGTTCGGCCTGCTGGGCGCGGCAGCGGCGTTCGCGCAGCAGCCCGCCCAGGCGACCCCCGCCACGGCGCAGGCGCAGCCGGCACGCGCCGCCAGCTGCCCCGCCATCCTGCACCGCACCTTCAAGCGCTTGCAGGACGATGCTCCCCAAGACCTGTGCCAATATGCCGGCAAGGTCGTCCTCGTGGTGAACACGGCCAGCTACTGCGGCTTCACGAAGCAATACGAAGGCCTGGAAGCGCTGCATGCCAAATACGGCGGCAAGGGCCTGGTGATACTGGGCTTCCCGTCGAACGACTTCGGCCAGCAGGAACCGGGCACCGCGAAGGAAATCGCCGAACTCTGCTACAACACCTACGGCGTGAAGTTCCCCATGTTCGCCAAGACCGTGGTGTCCGGCAGCGCGCCGAACCCGCTGTATGCCGACCTGATCAAGGCCACCGGCAAGGCGCCCGGCTGGAACTTCCACAAGTACCTGATCGGGCGCGACGGCAAGGTGATCGAGAACTTCCCCAGCAAGGTCACGCCGCAGGACAAGCAGCTGGTGGGGGCGATCGAGAAGGCGCTGGCGTCCTGA
- a CDS encoding sensor domain-containing diguanylate cyclase encodes MASLNPESPPASSSTTAGSLESLVGRLSTRKRPVIRLLLLSTAFACTVVIAVAIWFIYSSRQTQIRETEVATTNVARMVGIQVELAMKAAGLVLADITERAENDRTDAKSLARLNGHLAALARATPELHGLFVYGADGAWLASSLSEPVGGNNADREYFRYHRAHAGREVHVGAPMRSRSTGVWIIPVSRRIQHADGSFAGVALVTLRINFFERVYDELNIGRTGIVLLMQSNGTVVYRRPFDEKLIGQDLSKGNIFAELRKANAGSAFLVAKVDGIERLYSYRRLDTAPFLVAVGQTRQELLSNWARTSIVIGSAAFLICVIFGWFATRLIRQIVIRDQLDQKLRIFSERLQEHNIDLHALAHTDKLTQLPNRRRFDEQLLLELKRADRANLPISLILMDLDYFKQFNDHYGHQAGDRCLQSVAKVLSDQVTRAGDLAARIGGEEFAVILPNTDRDGALAVAERIRVALQALAIPHQMAASRVVTSSLGVATAVRQQPGKPSVDELIAVADAQLYRAKHGGRNQVSGGVLVST; translated from the coding sequence ATGGCGAGCCTGAACCCCGAATCGCCGCCCGCATCTTCCAGCACAACGGCAGGCTCCCTGGAGAGCCTGGTCGGGCGCCTGAGTACCAGGAAACGGCCGGTCATCCGGCTGCTTCTCCTGTCCACCGCGTTTGCATGCACGGTCGTCATCGCCGTCGCCATCTGGTTCATCTACTCGTCCCGGCAGACGCAGATCCGCGAGACCGAAGTGGCTACCACGAATGTCGCCCGCATGGTCGGCATACAGGTCGAACTGGCGATGAAGGCTGCGGGCCTGGTGCTCGCCGATATCACGGAGCGGGCGGAAAACGACCGGACGGACGCGAAATCGCTCGCCCGCCTGAATGGGCATCTGGCCGCACTGGCAAGGGCGACCCCTGAGCTGCATGGGCTGTTCGTGTATGGCGCCGACGGTGCCTGGCTGGCCTCGTCGTTGAGCGAGCCTGTCGGGGGGAATAACGCCGACCGGGAATATTTCAGGTACCACCGCGCTCACGCCGGCCGGGAAGTGCACGTGGGTGCCCCGATGCGAAGCCGGTCGACCGGGGTCTGGATCATTCCCGTATCCCGGCGCATCCAGCATGCCGACGGCAGCTTCGCAGGCGTGGCCCTGGTCACGCTGCGCATCAACTTTTTCGAGCGCGTCTACGACGAATTGAACATCGGCCGCACGGGCATTGTCCTGCTCATGCAATCGAATGGAACGGTCGTCTACCGCCGGCCCTTCGACGAGAAGCTGATCGGCCAGGATCTTTCGAAAGGCAATATTTTTGCCGAGCTGCGCAAGGCCAACGCCGGGTCGGCGTTCCTCGTTGCCAAGGTCGATGGCATAGAGCGCCTCTACAGCTATCGGCGGCTCGACACGGCGCCATTCCTCGTCGCGGTCGGCCAGACCAGGCAAGAACTGCTGAGCAACTGGGCCAGGACGAGCATCGTCATCGGCAGTGCCGCGTTCCTCATCTGCGTGATCTTCGGCTGGTTCGCCACAAGGTTGATCAGGCAGATTGTCATCAGGGACCAGCTGGACCAGAAACTGCGCATCTTTTCCGAACGCCTGCAAGAGCACAATATCGACTTGCATGCCCTGGCCCATACGGACAAGCTGACCCAGCTGCCCAACCGGCGCCGCTTCGACGAGCAGCTCTTGCTGGAACTGAAGCGCGCCGACCGCGCGAACCTGCCCATTTCCCTGATCCTGATGGATCTCGATTACTTCAAGCAGTTCAACGATCATTATGGCCACCAGGCGGGAGACCGCTGCCTGCAGAGCGTTGCGAAAGTATTGTCGGACCAGGTCACCCGGGCGGGAGACCTGGCGGCGCGCATCGGTGGCGAAGAATTCGCCGTCATCCTGCCCAACACCGATCGGGATGGCGCGCTGGCGGTGGCCGAGCGCATACGGGTGGCCTTGCAAGCGCTCGCCATACCTCACCAGATGGCCGCCAGCCGGGTCGTGACATCCAGCCTGGGCGTGGCGACCGCCGTGCGCCAACAGCCCGGCAAGCCGTCAGTGGACGAGCTCATCGCGGTGGCGGACGCGCAGCTGTACCGCGCCAAGCATGGCGGCAGGAACCAGGTAAGCGGCGGCGTACTGGTCAGTACCTGA
- a CDS encoding DUF1428 domain-containing protein, with product MPYVDGFVVPVPKDKIEAYRKLAETAGAVWREHGALEFHECIADDVKPGEVTSFPQAVQLKEDETVFFSWIVYNSREERDAINEKVMNDPRLANTFTPESMPFDGKRMFWGGFKSFVSL from the coding sequence ATGCCCTATGTCGATGGTTTCGTCGTACCCGTCCCGAAAGACAAGATCGAAGCGTATCGCAAGCTGGCCGAAACGGCCGGCGCCGTCTGGCGCGAACACGGCGCCCTCGAGTTCCACGAATGCATCGCCGACGACGTGAAGCCGGGCGAAGTGACGTCCTTTCCCCAGGCGGTGCAATTGAAGGAGGACGAAACGGTGTTCTTCTCCTGGATCGTCTACAACTCGCGCGAGGAGCGCGATGCGATCAATGAAAAGGTGATGAACGATCCCCGCCTGGCGAACACCTTCACGCCCGAATCGATGCCCTTCGACGGCAAGCGCATGTTCTGGGGCGGATTCAAGTCATTCGTGTCCCTGTAG
- a CDS encoding DUF6058 family natural product biosynthesis protein, producing MLLTYLDTHLLDETRLLAATGLDAAALHALQARRMVPQPSYRVRLAVQCESFFGPHAEEATPCYYAVGTPAWIDAVQALGGEDEAYALFARRYTARLRALDPVAQADFAAEWRSFLDGTYGLCTKSGLPEEIAAKEWATAQVARLLAEEEPDRAALAGAVDLLDAASSPFAPHERARSSRHRLVDAVRARFRLQGHE from the coding sequence ATGCTGCTGACTTATCTCGACACCCATCTGCTGGACGAAACCCGATTGCTGGCGGCGACAGGCCTCGATGCGGCGGCGCTGCACGCGCTGCAGGCGCGGCGCATGGTGCCGCAACCTTCCTACCGGGTACGGCTCGCGGTGCAATGCGAATCGTTCTTCGGGCCCCATGCGGAGGAAGCAACGCCGTGCTATTACGCGGTGGGCACGCCCGCCTGGATCGACGCCGTGCAGGCACTGGGCGGCGAGGACGAGGCTTACGCGCTGTTCGCGCGCCGCTACACGGCAAGGCTGCGCGCGCTCGACCCGGTCGCGCAGGCGGACTTCGCTGCCGAGTGGCGCAGCTTCCTCGATGGCACCTATGGCTTGTGCACGAAGTCCGGCCTGCCGGAAGAGATCGCCGCCAAGGAATGGGCCACCGCGCAAGTCGCGCGGCTGCTTGCGGAGGAAGAGCCCGACCGGGCCGCACTGGCCGGCGCCGTGGACCTGCTCGATGCCGCCAGCAGCCCGTTCGCACCGCACGAACGCGCACGCAGTTCGCGGCACCGGCTGGTGGATGCCGTGCGCGCCCGCTTCCGGCTACAGGGACACGAATGA
- a CDS encoding rhodanese-like domain-containing protein has protein sequence MSIVTEVAAAPAAEALARFEDSLRFETDCWDVHSVLGTPQQDFVLLDVRGTEKYAQGHLPGAVDLAHRKIIGSKLAEYPADTLFVTYCAGPHCNGATRAAIRIARLGRPVKIMPGGVTGWLDEGFELVRA, from the coding sequence ATGTCGATCGTGACCGAAGTTGCCGCCGCCCCCGCCGCCGAGGCGCTGGCCCGTTTCGAGGATTCGCTGCGGTTCGAAACGGATTGCTGGGACGTGCACAGCGTGCTCGGCACGCCGCAGCAGGATTTCGTGCTGCTGGACGTGCGCGGCACCGAGAAATACGCCCAGGGCCACTTGCCGGGCGCCGTCGACCTGGCGCACCGCAAGATCATCGGCTCGAAGCTGGCCGAGTACCCGGCCGACACGCTGTTCGTCACCTATTGCGCCGGCCCGCACTGCAACGGCGCCACCCGCGCGGCGATCCGCATCGCCAGGCTGGGGCGGCCCGTGAAGATCATGCCGGGCGGGGTGACGGGGTGGCTGGATGAGGGATTCGAGCTGGTCCGCGCGTGA
- a CDS encoding PHB depolymerase family esterase: MKSPAPIRYAFILATLAAAASAGARVVPLPAMKTGQLSVSGLSSGAYMAVQFGVAYSASVVGAGIIAGGPYSCSRGNLSRAMMVCSCTTGTPWCAVSPGGTNVPALVRLTGTHAERGRIDATSHLARHRVWLFSGLLDSVVPMAVMNDLEAYYRHFIPPENISYRKDVRAEHAMPSDSFGNHCDHLGAPYISDCDVDGAGELLRWIYGPLAPKASGPATGRFVEFDQAEFLPKPTEHGMAPTGWLYIPPACEGDGTGCKLHVAFHGCKQTSALVKEAWVRHAGYNGWADANRIVVLYPQAAPLGYKNPNSCWDWFNYDDPDFAVKSGRQMRAVKRMTERLTVGGNR, encoded by the coding sequence ATGAAAAGTCCCGCCCCCATCCGTTACGCCTTCATCCTCGCCACACTCGCGGCTGCCGCCAGCGCCGGCGCCCGGGTCGTGCCGCTGCCGGCCATGAAGACGGGCCAGCTGTCGGTCTCCGGCCTGTCCTCCGGCGCCTACATGGCCGTGCAGTTCGGCGTGGCGTATTCGGCCAGCGTGGTCGGCGCCGGCATCATCGCGGGCGGCCCCTACTCCTGCTCGCGCGGCAACCTGAGCAGGGCGATGATGGTCTGCAGCTGCACCACGGGCACGCCGTGGTGTGCCGTGTCGCCCGGCGGTACCAATGTGCCGGCGCTGGTGAGGCTGACGGGCACCCATGCGGAGCGTGGCCGCATCGATGCCACGTCGCACCTGGCCCGGCACCGCGTATGGCTGTTCTCGGGCCTGCTCGACAGCGTAGTGCCGATGGCGGTCATGAACGACCTGGAGGCGTACTACAGGCACTTCATCCCGCCGGAGAACATCAGCTACCGCAAGGATGTGCGGGCCGAGCACGCGATGCCGTCGGATAGCTTCGGCAACCACTGCGACCACCTGGGCGCGCCCTATATCAGCGATTGCGACGTCGACGGCGCCGGCGAACTGCTGCGCTGGATCTACGGGCCGCTGGCGCCGAAGGCAAGTGGCCCGGCTACCGGGCGGTTCGTGGAGTTCGACCAGGCCGAATTCCTGCCCAAGCCGACCGAGCACGGCATGGCGCCCACCGGCTGGCTGTACATCCCGCCGGCATGCGAAGGCGATGGCACCGGGTGCAAGCTGCACGTGGCCTTCCACGGCTGCAAGCAGACGTCGGCCCTCGTCAAGGAAGCCTGGGTGCGGCACGCCGGCTACAACGGCTGGGCGGACGCGAACCGGATCGTGGTGCTGTACCCGCAAGCTGCGCCGCTGGGGTACAAGAACCCGAATTCATGCTGGGATTGGTTCAACTACGATGACCCGGACTTCGCCGTGAAGTCCGGCCGCCAGATGCGGGCGGTAAAGCGCATGACGGAACGCCTGACGGTGGGCGGGAACCGCTGA